In one window of Thermithiobacillus tepidarius DSM 3134 DNA:
- the nirD gene encoding nitrite reductase small subunit NirD, producing the protein MTATPNDCMNWMEIGVLAEIPPLGGRYVETPRGQIALLRNEADELFAVENRCPHRGGPLSEGYVSGRIVFCPLHNWQIDLSKGEALPPDVGCVKTYPVKVEAGRIFLSLDAKS; encoded by the coding sequence ATGACGGCAACACCGAATGACTGCATGAATTGGATGGAAATCGGCGTCCTGGCGGAAATTCCGCCGCTGGGCGGGCGCTACGTGGAGACCCCGCGGGGCCAGATCGCGCTGCTGCGCAACGAGGCCGACGAACTCTTCGCGGTGGAAAACCGCTGCCCGCATCGCGGCGGGCCACTGTCGGAGGGCTATGTATCCGGCCGGATCGTCTTCTGCCCGCTGCACAACTGGCAGATCGATTTGAGCAAGGGCGAGGCCCTGCCGCCCGATGTGGGTTGCGTCAAGACCTATCCGGTGAAGGTGGAGGCTGGGCGGATCTTCCTGTCGCTGGACGCCAAGAGTTGA